A genomic segment from Bacteroidia bacterium encodes:
- the gatC gene encoding Asp-tRNA(Asn)/Glu-tRNA(Gln) amidotransferase subunit GatC, which yields MEINDKMIDHLAWLSRLQFNGQEKEQVKKDLGRMLDFVNKLNELDTSGVEPLIYMSEEVNVLREDNIRKEIGTKEALMNAPKKDSDYFKVPKVVEKK from the coding sequence ATGGAGATCAATGATAAAATGATTGACCATCTGGCCTGGCTTTCCCGGCTTCAGTTTAACGGACAGGAAAAAGAACAGGTCAAAAAAGATCTTGGGCGCATGCTGGACTTTGTGAATAAGCTGAATGAACTTGACACCAGCGGAGTTGAACCACTCATCTACATGAGCGAAGAAGTGAATGTTCTCCGAGAGGACAACATCCGGAAGGAGATCGGCACAAAAGAAGCCCTGATGAACGCACCAAAAAAGGACTCTGATTATTTCAAAGTTCCAAAGGTGGTCGAAAAAAAGTAG